One window from the genome of Anolis sagrei isolate rAnoSag1 chromosome 4, rAnoSag1.mat, whole genome shotgun sequence encodes:
- the ZRANB2 gene encoding zinc finger Ran-binding domain-containing protein 2 isoform X1, with amino-acid sequence MSTKNFRVSDGDWICPDKKCGNVNFARRTSCNRCGREKTTEAKMMKAGGTEIGKTLAEKSRGLFSANDWQCKTCGNVNWARRSECNMCNTPKYAKLEERTGYGGGFNERENVEYIEREESDGEYDEFGRKKKKYRGKPVGPASILKEVEDKESEGEEEEDEDGDLSKYKLDEDEDEEDGDLSKYNLDASEEEDSSKKKKTTARRSRSKSRSSHSRSSSRSSSHSSSRSRSRSRSSSSSRSRSHSSSRERSRSRGSKSRSSSRSVRGSSTPRKRSYSSSHSSSSPERSRKRSRSRSSSGDCKKRRMRSRSPERFGFCRITMVVLSMLTVRGLDKELNVF; translated from the exons ATGTCGACAAAGAATTTCCGCGTCAGCGACGGAGACTGGATCTGCCCGGACAAAAA GTGTGGAAACGTTAACTTTGCTAGAAGAACCAGCTGCAACAGGTGTGGACGGG AAAAAACCACAGAGGCCAAGATGATGAAAGCCGGAGGGACTGAAATAGGGAAGACTCTTGCTGAAAAGAGCCGTGGTCTCTTCAGTGCCAATGACTGGCAGTGCAAAAC ATGTGGTAATGTTAATTGGGCCAGGAGATCAGAATGCAATATGTGCAACACTCCAAAATATGCGAAACTGGAGGAAAGAACAG GGTATGGTGGAGGCTTTAATGAAAGAGAGAATGTTGAGTATATAGAACGTGAAGAGTCAGATGGGGAATATGATGAG TTTGGTCGTAAAAAGAAAAAGTATAGAGGGAAGCCTGTTGGTCCAGCATCTATCCTAAAGGAAGTTGAAGATAAGGAAtctgaaggggaagaagaggaggatgaggatggAGATCTGTCTAAATATAAATTGGATGAG GATGAGGATGAAGAGGATGGTGATCTCTCAAAATATAATCTTGATGCTAGTGAGGAAGAAGATTCttccaagaagaagaaaactaCAGCTAGGCGCAGTCGTTCCAAGTCTCGATCTTCTCACTCACGATCTTCATCTCGCTCATCCTCCCATTCAAGCTCAAGGTCTAGGTCCAG GTCAAGAAGCTCCTCCAGTTCAAGGTCAAGATCTCATTCCAGTTCCAGAGAACGTTCTAGATCCCGTGGGTCGAAATCAAG ATCCAGCTCCAGGTCCGTCAGGGGTTCTTCCACCCCAAGAAAGAGATCTTACTCGAGCTCTCATTCGTCATCCTCCCCTGAGAGAAGCAGAAAAAGAAGCCGATCCAGATCGTCTTCTGGTGATTGCAAAAAAAGGCGAATGAGATCACGGTCACCTGAAAGGTTTGGGTTTTGTAGAATAACAATGGTTGTTCTTTCAATGTTGACTGTGAGAGGACTAGACAAAGAGCTGAATGTTTTTTAG
- the ZRANB2 gene encoding zinc finger Ran-binding domain-containing protein 2 isoform X2 — protein sequence MSTKNFRVSDGDWICPDKKCGNVNFARRTSCNRCGREKTTEAKMMKAGGTEIGKTLAEKSRGLFSANDWQCKTCGNVNWARRSECNMCNTPKYAKLEERTGYGGGFNERENVEYIEREESDGEYDEFGRKKKKYRGKPVGPASILKEVEDKESEGEEEEDEDGDLSKYKLDEDEDEEDGDLSKYNLDASEEEDSSKKKKTTARRSRSKSRSSHSRSSSRSSSHSSSRSRSRSRSSSSSRSRSHSSSRERSRSRGSKSRSSSRSVRGSSTPRKRSYSSSHSSSSPERSRKRSRSRSSSGDCKKRRMRSRSPERNRRSSSGSSHSGSRTSSKKK from the exons ATGTCGACAAAGAATTTCCGCGTCAGCGACGGAGACTGGATCTGCCCGGACAAAAA GTGTGGAAACGTTAACTTTGCTAGAAGAACCAGCTGCAACAGGTGTGGACGGG AAAAAACCACAGAGGCCAAGATGATGAAAGCCGGAGGGACTGAAATAGGGAAGACTCTTGCTGAAAAGAGCCGTGGTCTCTTCAGTGCCAATGACTGGCAGTGCAAAAC ATGTGGTAATGTTAATTGGGCCAGGAGATCAGAATGCAATATGTGCAACACTCCAAAATATGCGAAACTGGAGGAAAGAACAG GGTATGGTGGAGGCTTTAATGAAAGAGAGAATGTTGAGTATATAGAACGTGAAGAGTCAGATGGGGAATATGATGAG TTTGGTCGTAAAAAGAAAAAGTATAGAGGGAAGCCTGTTGGTCCAGCATCTATCCTAAAGGAAGTTGAAGATAAGGAAtctgaaggggaagaagaggaggatgaggatggAGATCTGTCTAAATATAAATTGGATGAG GATGAGGATGAAGAGGATGGTGATCTCTCAAAATATAATCTTGATGCTAGTGAGGAAGAAGATTCttccaagaagaagaaaactaCAGCTAGGCGCAGTCGTTCCAAGTCTCGATCTTCTCACTCACGATCTTCATCTCGCTCATCCTCCCATTCAAGCTCAAGGTCTAGGTCCAG GTCAAGAAGCTCCTCCAGTTCAAGGTCAAGATCTCATTCCAGTTCCAGAGAACGTTCTAGATCCCGTGGGTCGAAATCAAG ATCCAGCTCCAGGTCCGTCAGGGGTTCTTCCACCCCAAGAAAGAGATCTTACTCGAGCTCTCATTCGTCATCCTCCCCTGAGAGAAGCAGAAAAAGAAGCCGATCCAGATCGTCTTCTGGTGATTGCAAAAAAAGGCGAATGAGATCACGGTCACCTGAAAG AAATCGCAGGTCATCATCTGGATCTTCTCATTCTGGATCCCGCACAAGTTCtaaaaagaaataa